One Deltaproteobacteria bacterium DNA segment encodes these proteins:
- a CDS encoding acyltransferase yields the protein MAGALIKRLLAKIAFLAPGGYSLRPWLHRIRGVQVGRNVWISQYVYIDEVHPENIIIKDNVGIGLRTTIFSHFYWGKYEPGKKVGKVVIEKNVYIGPHCVILHDVTIGEGAVVAAGTVVTSNVPPGVLYGYPSPKPLARVTRPLVHGTSHKDFLLGLRKL from the coding sequence ATGGCTGGAGCCTTGATAAAACGGCTGCTCGCAAAAATCGCGTTTTTAGCCCCCGGGGGTTACTCCCTCAGGCCTTGGCTTCACAGGATACGCGGGGTCCAGGTGGGAAGAAACGTCTGGATAAGCCAGTACGTCTACATAGACGAGGTCCATCCTGAAAACATCATCATCAAAGACAACGTCGGTATCGGGCTCAGGACCACCATATTCTCTCATTTCTATTGGGGCAAGTACGAGCCAGGCAAGAAAGTCGGCAAGGTAGTGATAGAAAAGAACGTCTACATAGGACCTCACTGCGTCATCCTGCACGATGTGACAATAGGCGAAGGAGCCGTGGTAGCAGCCGGCACCGTGGTGACGTCCAACGTGCCCCCCGGGGTCCTGTACGGATATCCCTCGCCCAAACCCCTAGCCAGGGTAACCCGCCCCCTTGTCCACGGCACCAGTCACAAGGACTTTCTTTTGGGCCTGCGAAAACTCTAG
- a CDS encoding GNAT family N-acetyltransferase: MKVSTTDRVDPAAWDEFVEAHPLGSIFHHSLWHQVIRKTYGYQPLYHIIADRSSGLRAGVCSVFVKSRLTGKRIVSYPFSDYCDPLVNDEAELDLLFDALERSRAELGARFFELRCFRSPGRAIDSQAEPEYYSHQLSLDRGLGAIFRSFHKSSIQRAIKKARRVDIEISAGEDHEDLKAFYRLHLMTRRRQGVSIQPFRFFKNVWDGLHPKGMVSLLLARHRGEFVSGIIMGWFKDVAYFKFGASDDRLAHLRANQLLMWEAIRLAQERGCKRFDFGRTGVANKGLMQYKSRWGTEQSPLSYLRLPLDQESGFLKDASTRSLILKKSMMLMPSFGVRLTGELFYKHFA; this comes from the coding sequence TTGAAAGTCTCAACCACTGACAGAGTCGATCCTGCTGCCTGGGACGAATTCGTCGAAGCCCATCCCCTCGGCTCGATCTTTCACCATTCTCTGTGGCACCAGGTCATCCGAAAAACCTACGGCTATCAGCCCCTGTACCACATCATCGCAGACAGGTCCTCCGGCCTCCGGGCCGGGGTCTGCTCGGTCTTCGTGAAGAGCCGCCTCACGGGGAAGCGGATTGTCTCCTATCCCTTTTCGGATTACTGCGACCCCCTGGTGAACGACGAAGCCGAACTGGACCTTCTGTTCGATGCCCTGGAGCGCTCCAGGGCCGAGCTTGGCGCGCGCTTTTTCGAGCTTCGTTGTTTCAGATCGCCGGGCCGTGCGATCGACTCCCAGGCCGAACCCGAGTACTACAGCCACCAACTCTCTCTTGACCGGGGACTCGGAGCGATATTTCGATCTTTTCACAAGAGCAGCATCCAGCGGGCCATCAAGAAGGCGCGGCGGGTGGACATCGAGATTTCGGCGGGAGAAGACCACGAGGACCTCAAGGCATTCTATCGCCTGCATCTCATGACTCGAAGGAGACAGGGTGTATCCATACAGCCTTTTCGGTTTTTCAAGAACGTGTGGGATGGGCTCCATCCAAAGGGCATGGTCAGCCTGCTGCTCGCGAGACACCGCGGAGAGTTCGTATCAGGAATCATAATGGGGTGGTTCAAGGACGTGGCCTACTTCAAGTTCGGCGCCTCGGACGACAGGCTCGCTCATCTCAGGGCGAATCAACTGCTCATGTGGGAAGCCATCCGTCTGGCTCAAGAACGGGGCTGCAAGAGGTTCGACTTCGGCAGAACCGGTGTAGCCAACAAGGGATTGATGCAATACAAGAGCCGGTGGGGTACGGAACAGTCACCGTTGAGCTATCTGAGGCTGCCCCTGGACCAAGAATCCGGGTTCTTGAAGGATGCGTCCACCAGGTCTCTGATTCTCAAGAAATCGATGATGCTGATGCCTTCCTTCGGGGTTCGTCTCACCGGGGAACTCTTCTACAAGCATTTTGCCTGA
- a CDS encoding ketoacyl-ACP synthase III gives MNITLTNKRISGILSVVPKNRVRFLDEIENYGFSREKSLKLQETIGLDERRIVSGDACGSDLCEFGLRYLFERGLLSPDEIGAIVLVTQTPDHFMPPTSTILHGKLGLGREVLCFDINHGCTGYLYGLLQAFMLLQLSDVGKVVLLNADTLSRRCSPRDRNVYPLIGDAGTVTVVENTDDDSKIFLNLRTDGSRFDWLIIPAGAFRMPSTEETRRIRVLPDGNRRSDEDYHMNGAGVFTFTQTDVAAGIKQVFEYASMETGDIDYFMFHQPNRFMLTKLAKKLGVPVEKMPNNIVEKFGNSSSACIPVAICHNISRLLLRQKLRICMSGFGVGLTWGALIMDVGPLEFCELIER, from the coding sequence GTGAATATCACCCTCACCAACAAGAGGATCTCCGGGATCCTTTCCGTTGTGCCGAAGAACCGCGTGAGGTTTCTCGACGAGATCGAGAACTACGGCTTTTCGAGGGAAAAGTCTCTGAAGCTCCAGGAGACCATCGGACTCGACGAGCGCAGGATCGTCTCGGGCGACGCGTGCGGATCGGATTTGTGCGAATTCGGGCTCCGGTACCTCTTTGAGCGTGGCCTTCTCAGTCCGGATGAGATCGGGGCCATCGTTTTGGTGACCCAAACCCCCGACCATTTCATGCCGCCCACGTCCACGATCTTGCACGGCAAGCTGGGCCTCGGGCGCGAGGTGCTCTGCTTCGATATCAACCACGGCTGCACCGGCTACCTGTACGGGCTTCTCCAGGCGTTCATGCTGCTCCAACTTTCAGACGTGGGCAAGGTCGTCCTTCTCAATGCGGACACCCTGAGCCGGCGCTGCTCTCCGCGGGATCGGAACGTATACCCCCTCATCGGCGACGCAGGCACGGTTACCGTTGTCGAGAACACCGATGATGACAGCAAGATCTTCCTGAACCTGAGGACCGACGGCTCCCGCTTCGACTGGCTCATCATACCCGCAGGTGCCTTCCGCATGCCCTCTACCGAGGAGACCCGCAGGATCCGGGTCCTGCCCGACGGCAACCGGAGAAGCGACGAAGACTACCACATGAACGGTGCGGGTGTCTTCACCTTCACCCAGACCGACGTTGCAGCGGGGATAAAGCAGGTGTTCGAGTACGCGTCCATGGAAACCGGCGACATCGACTATTTCATGTTCCATCAGCCGAACCGGTTCATGCTGACCAAGCTGGCCAAGAAACTCGGCGTCCCGGTTGAGAAAATGCCGAACAACATAGTCGAGAAGTTCGGCAACTCGAGCTCGGCCTGCATTCCGGTCGCCATCTGTCACAACATAAGCCGCTTGCTTCTCCGGCAGAAACTCCGGATCTGCATGTCGGGATTCGGCGTGGGGCTCACCTGGGGAGCGCTGATCATGGACGTAGGACCACTTGAGTTCTGCGAGCTGATCGAGCGGTGA
- a CDS encoding acyl carrier protein, with protein sequence MTDRLLALLAEIHPEHDFRESSDFIHDGLLDSFDIVTLVVALEEAFSISIDGEDVTWENFRNLESLENFLDRCLEAESPNREKTLSTEEGP encoded by the coding sequence ATGACCGACAGGCTGCTTGCACTGTTGGCGGAAATCCACCCGGAGCACGACTTCAGAGAGTCGAGTGACTTCATACACGACGGACTTCTCGACTCTTTTGACATCGTGACCCTTGTTGTGGCCCTCGAGGAGGCTTTTTCAATCTCCATCGACGGAGAGGATGTAACCTGGGAGAACTTCAGGAATCTCGAGAGCCTCGAGAACTTCCTGGACCGCTGTTTGGAAGCCGAAAGCCCGAATCGGGAAAAAACCCTTTCCACAGAGGAAGGGCCGTGA
- a CDS encoding amino acid adenylation domain-containing protein, whose amino-acid sequence MRNSAISFLYETVREFPGKPCISDDRETVTFSEVLSRAFKLAEALRKDGQTNRPVAVYLPKTTSAVVSFAGILMSGNFYVPVDRKSPRKRLQNILGNLLPWRVVTVRQYEPELQELSVPPEKTVFLEDLPAAGRGLSIEEMIRQARATTDMIIDTDPCYVMHTSGSTGIPKGVVVPHRGVVDYIEWAIPALRVDAGEVIGNQAPLCFDNSTLDIYLSWATGAELRLIPEDLFVFPARLIQYLEKHRISFVFFVPSVLVNIARFDLLSPERLPHLKKIVFAGEVMPTRHLAYWQENLPDRLYVNLYGPTEITVDCTYFIVDRRYEPHESLPIGFPCHNSGILILNDKDRPAGTGEQGELCVRGSSLALGYWRDEEKTREVFVQNPLHNDYRDPIYRTGDIVYRNERGEIMYVGRKDGQIKHMGKRIELGEIETAAMGVPHVDRCCAAYDREKQEIILFYEAGDEIPVGEFKRSLGEVLPKYMIPRKIRHLEKLPAGPNGKIDRRRLLDGLS is encoded by the coding sequence ATGAGAAACAGCGCCATCAGCTTTCTCTACGAGACGGTCAGGGAGTTCCCGGGCAAGCCCTGCATTTCCGACGACAGGGAAACCGTCACCTTTTCGGAAGTCCTTTCAAGGGCGTTCAAACTCGCAGAGGCCTTGAGAAAGGACGGCCAAACGAACCGGCCGGTCGCGGTCTACCTGCCCAAGACCACCTCGGCCGTCGTATCTTTTGCCGGCATCTTGATGTCGGGCAACTTCTATGTCCCTGTCGACCGGAAATCACCGAGGAAGCGGCTTCAGAACATCCTCGGGAACCTGCTTCCTTGGCGTGTGGTGACTGTGCGGCAATACGAGCCCGAGCTGCAGGAATTGTCGGTTCCCCCGGAAAAGACGGTTTTCCTGGAGGATCTCCCGGCCGCCGGCCGCGGGCTCTCCATTGAAGAGATGATCAGACAAGCCAGGGCAACAACCGACATGATCATCGACACCGACCCGTGCTACGTGATGCACACCTCGGGCTCCACCGGCATCCCCAAGGGTGTGGTAGTCCCGCACAGGGGGGTTGTCGATTACATAGAGTGGGCGATCCCGGCGCTCCGGGTCGACGCCGGCGAGGTCATCGGCAACCAGGCTCCCCTTTGCTTCGACAATTCGACACTCGACATATACCTGAGCTGGGCGACAGGGGCCGAGCTCCGTCTCATACCGGAAGATTTGTTTGTTTTCCCTGCAAGGCTCATACAATACCTGGAGAAGCACAGGATAAGCTTCGTCTTCTTCGTGCCGTCGGTGCTCGTCAACATCGCCAGGTTCGATCTGCTTTCCCCGGAACGGCTGCCCCATCTCAAGAAGATCGTCTTTGCCGGCGAGGTCATGCCCACCAGGCATCTGGCATACTGGCAGGAGAACCTGCCCGACAGACTCTACGTGAACCTGTACGGTCCCACGGAAATCACGGTGGACTGCACCTATTTCATCGTGGATCGCAGATACGAGCCCCACGAAAGCCTGCCAATCGGCTTTCCGTGCCACAATTCGGGCATCCTCATTCTGAATGACAAGGATCGCCCTGCCGGGACAGGCGAGCAAGGGGAGCTGTGCGTCAGAGGGTCCTCACTCGCCCTGGGTTACTGGAGGGACGAGGAAAAAACCAGGGAGGTCTTCGTCCAGAATCCCCTCCACAACGACTACAGGGACCCGATCTACCGGACAGGAGATATAGTCTACCGGAATGAGCGCGGTGAAATCATGTACGTGGGGCGAAAAGACGGCCAGATAAAGCACATGGGCAAGCGTATCGAGCTCGGAGAAATCGAGACGGCAGCCATGGGGGTGCCGCATGTTGACAGGTGCTGCGCGGCCTACGACCGGGAGAAGCAAGAGATTATTCTCTTCTACGAAGCCGGTGATGAGATTCCCGTAGGCGAATTCAAGAGATCCCTTGGAGAGGTGCTGCCCAAGTACATGATTCCCCGAAAAATCCGCCACCTCGAAAAGCTCCCCGCCGGTCCGAACGGCAAGATCGACAGGAGAAGATTGCTGGATGGCCTTTCCTGA
- a CDS encoding acyl carrier protein — translation MEELADNGFHDGIRDDESLVDAGVLDSLAILVTLSFLEERFGIVLDEGKLKPEELETIDSICEFIETNGKPGKK, via the coding sequence ATGGAGGAACTGGCAGACAACGGATTTCACGACGGCATCCGTGACGACGAATCGCTCGTGGATGCGGGGGTTCTCGACTCCCTGGCGATCCTCGTGACGCTCAGCTTTCTCGAAGAACGCTTCGGCATAGTCCTCGACGAGGGCAAGCTGAAGCCCGAAGAGCTCGAGACCATAGACTCGATATGCGAGTTCATCGAGACCAACGGGAAGCCCGGAAAAAAATGA
- a CDS encoding N-acetyltransferase has translation MQHKRIAPDVRLGLNVKIADFVNLYGCEIGDNTKIGPFVEIQKNSRIGRNCKIQSHTFVCEGVTIEDNVMVAHGVTFTNDKYPRATTPEGELQTEEDWSVEPTLVKRGASIGSGSTILSSITIGEEAIVGAGSVVTRDVPAKTIVAGNPARVLREIPDVHRRGAEDAEKAQVSLSAERAERGSPASPNCSSERNRMDPK, from the coding sequence ATGCAGCATAAACGGATCGCCCCGGATGTCAGGCTGGGCCTGAACGTGAAGATCGCAGATTTCGTCAACCTCTACGGGTGTGAGATCGGCGACAACACCAAGATCGGCCCCTTTGTAGAAATCCAGAAGAACTCCAGGATCGGCAGAAACTGCAAGATCCAGAGCCACACCTTCGTCTGCGAAGGCGTGACGATCGAGGACAACGTCATGGTGGCCCACGGGGTCACCTTCACGAACGACAAATACCCAAGGGCAACAACCCCCGAGGGAGAGCTCCAGACCGAGGAAGACTGGTCCGTGGAACCCACCCTGGTCAAAAGGGGAGCCTCTATCGGCTCGGGATCGACGATCCTGTCCAGCATCACCATCGGCGAAGAAGCCATAGTCGGGGCGGGAAGCGTCGTCACCCGTGACGTGCCTGCAAAGACCATCGTCGCCGGCAACCCGGCCCGAGTGCTCAGAGAAATACCGGATGTTCACCGCAGAGGCGCAGAGGACGCAGAGAAAGCGCAGGTTTCCCTTTCTGCTGAGAGGGCGGAAAGGGGAAGCCCGGCATCTCCGAACTGTTCAAGTGAGAGGAACCGGATGGATCCCAAGTAA
- a CDS encoding Gfo/Idh/MocA family oxidoreductase, whose product MITIGIIGCGYWGPNLIRNYTQLAQSRMLMCCDLDRKKLDRMEALYPGIVTTDDFKRLINNPEIDAIGIATPVFTHYELAKEALLHDKHVFVEKPLCHNSEACLDLIRLAEKKDRILMVGHTFEYTAAVNKIREIVARGDLGEILYISSVRLNLGLFQPDINVIWDLAPHDISIITYILGKHPVSVNGQGKGHYKKEIEDVATITLNFPNGTIAFIHSSWLDPKKVRRTTIVGNKKMLVYDDTEPQEKIKIYDKGVEAPPYYDTFGEFPFSYRYGDIYSPRIEEYEPLRHECAHFIECIEKNQTPRSDGYSGLRVVSVLEAASESLKRQGKAVPIKYANLIKNAA is encoded by the coding sequence ATGATTACCATAGGCATCATAGGGTGTGGCTACTGGGGGCCGAACCTTATCCGGAACTACACCCAATTGGCCCAAAGCCGTATGCTCATGTGCTGCGATCTGGACCGGAAGAAACTCGACCGAATGGAGGCCCTCTACCCGGGCATCGTAACCACAGATGACTTCAAGCGGTTGATAAACAATCCGGAGATCGATGCGATCGGCATCGCCACGCCGGTCTTCACCCATTACGAACTGGCAAAGGAGGCGCTCCTCCACGACAAACACGTGTTTGTCGAGAAGCCCCTGTGCCACAACTCGGAGGCCTGCCTCGACTTGATCCGCCTCGCCGAGAAGAAAGACAGGATCCTCATGGTGGGCCACACCTTCGAGTACACGGCCGCCGTCAACAAGATCAGGGAGATCGTCGCAAGGGGAGACCTCGGCGAGATCCTCTACATATCGAGTGTCAGGCTGAACCTCGGGCTCTTCCAGCCCGATATCAACGTGATCTGGGATCTGGCTCCGCACGACATCTCCATCATCACCTACATCCTGGGGAAACACCCCGTGTCGGTCAACGGCCAGGGCAAGGGTCACTACAAGAAAGAGATCGAAGACGTCGCCACCATTACCCTCAACTTTCCCAACGGGACCATTGCATTCATCCACAGCAGTTGGCTCGATCCAAAGAAGGTACGGAGGACGACGATCGTTGGGAACAAGAAGATGCTGGTCTACGACGACACCGAACCCCAGGAAAAGATCAAGATATACGACAAGGGAGTGGAGGCACCGCCCTACTATGACACCTTCGGTGAGTTTCCCTTCTCCTACAGGTACGGAGACATCTACAGCCCTCGCATCGAGGAGTACGAACCCCTCCGGCACGAATGCGCCCACTTCATCGAGTGCATCGAAAAGAACCAGACTCCTCGCAGCGACGGCTACAGCGGCCTCAGGGTTGTGTCCGTGCTCGAGGCCGCCAGCGAATCACTCAAGAGGCAGGGCAAAGCAGTCCCCATCAAGTACGCCAACCTGATCAAGAATGCAGCATAA
- a CDS encoding sugar transferase, with product MKLFSRDSLNYRLNGPLPLDPETGLYTRNYFLLRLREERERSRRTGSPFSLLVLDLAGAVSALNGKARGSARAVESRLIKQLLRSAREIDIRGWLDARMVGLLMPNTQRSGALEVKAKICNQAGRNWPVAKGVDLGRFVQVYTFDGDCPDGGSDPREGKDKAGSGGSLNGSPVYTDIVSPDTPSSQGRLAKRILDVVGSLLGIILTSPLMLILALLIKLTSRGPVLFRQERIGFLGRRFVFLKFRSMYVDTDPEIHKRFVTGLISGHHQKLNQGTDEEPVYKISDDPRVTPLGRFLRKTSLDELPQLFNILKGEMSLVGPRPPIPYEVEKYSLWHSARIFEVKPGLTGLWQVSGRSRTSFDDMVRLDLRYASNWSLWLDIKIILKTFGAVLSAKGAY from the coding sequence ATGAAACTCTTCTCTCGAGATTCGCTGAACTATCGCCTCAACGGTCCTCTACCCCTGGATCCCGAGACGGGGCTCTATACCCGGAACTACTTTCTCCTCCGACTCAGGGAGGAAAGGGAGCGGAGCAGGCGGACCGGGAGCCCCTTTTCCCTGCTTGTCTTAGACCTGGCAGGAGCGGTCTCGGCGTTGAACGGCAAAGCCAGAGGGTCTGCCCGGGCCGTTGAGAGCCGGCTGATCAAGCAGCTCCTCAGGAGTGCCAGGGAGATCGATATCAGGGGATGGCTCGACGCAAGAATGGTCGGTCTCCTCATGCCCAACACCCAAAGATCGGGGGCGCTTGAAGTCAAGGCGAAGATATGCAACCAGGCAGGGCGGAACTGGCCGGTTGCCAAGGGCGTGGACCTCGGTCGATTCGTCCAGGTCTATACTTTTGACGGAGACTGTCCGGACGGAGGGAGCGACCCGCGGGAGGGAAAGGACAAAGCGGGAAGCGGAGGTAGTCTCAATGGCAGCCCGGTATACACGGACATAGTGAGCCCGGATACCCCATCCTCCCAGGGGAGGCTTGCAAAGCGGATCCTCGACGTGGTGGGGTCGCTCCTCGGCATCATTCTCACGTCTCCCCTGATGCTTATTCTTGCCCTCCTGATCAAGTTGACCTCCCGGGGCCCGGTGCTCTTCCGCCAGGAGAGGATCGGTTTTCTGGGCCGAAGGTTCGTCTTTCTCAAGTTCAGGTCAATGTATGTCGACACGGACCCCGAGATCCACAAGAGATTCGTAACGGGTCTGATCAGCGGGCATCACCAAAAGCTCAACCAGGGGACAGACGAAGAGCCTGTGTACAAGATCAGCGACGATCCCCGGGTTACACCGCTGGGTCGTTTTCTTAGGAAGACGAGCCTGGACGAGTTGCCCCAGCTCTTCAACATCCTTAAAGGAGAGATGAGCCTCGTCGGCCCTCGTCCTCCGATTCCTTACGAGGTAGAGAAGTACAGCCTGTGGCATTCGGCCCGGATATTCGAGGTCAAGCCGGGACTCACGGGGCTGTGGCAGGTGAGCGGCAGGAGCCGGACGAGTTTCGACGACATGGTAAGGCTCGACCTCCGGTACGCGAGCAACTGGTCCCTCTGGCTCGACATCAAGATCATCCTCAAAACCTTCGGCGCAGTCCTCTCGGCCAAAGGCGCCTACTAG
- a CDS encoding polysaccharide biosynthesis tyrosine autokinase, producing MSKTYDALLKAQREQIQRKEKATSSAQKVSPAFPPERAPVRTLTERERLTSCVVVGSFTAKPDSLMAEQFRKMRSMITTHNLANSLRSLVVTSCMPGEGKTTVTLNLSSIMAQGLDGSVILIDADLRRLKLTSLLGLAKAPGLFDLLEERVSLEEVMVPTEIEGLTLIPAGIRPSNAGELVGSRRMNGLIQELKGRYRDSYIIIDSTPIISTSEVSALSQMVDGIIVVIMADKTRRDLVKRELRTINREKILGVVLNCAEFETSDYYGGYYKQYYGKEKD from the coding sequence ATGTCCAAGACCTATGACGCTCTCCTGAAAGCACAGAGGGAGCAGATCCAACGCAAAGAAAAGGCTACATCCTCTGCCCAGAAGGTTTCTCCCGCGTTCCCTCCGGAAAGGGCGCCGGTAAGAACCCTTACGGAGCGGGAAAGACTCACGAGTTGTGTCGTGGTGGGGAGCTTTACCGCAAAGCCGGATTCTCTCATGGCCGAGCAGTTCCGGAAAATGCGAAGCATGATAACCACCCATAACCTTGCCAATTCTCTTCGTTCGCTCGTGGTTACGAGTTGCATGCCCGGTGAAGGAAAAACCACTGTGACACTGAACCTTTCCAGCATAATGGCCCAGGGCCTGGATGGGTCTGTCATCCTGATCGATGCGGATCTGAGGCGGCTGAAGTTGACATCTCTGCTCGGCCTGGCCAAGGCACCAGGGCTTTTCGACCTTTTGGAAGAAAGGGTCTCTCTCGAAGAGGTGATGGTTCCTACGGAGATCGAGGGCCTCACCCTGATCCCGGCGGGAATCAGACCGTCTAATGCGGGTGAATTGGTCGGTTCAAGACGGATGAACGGTTTGATCCAGGAGTTGAAAGGGAGATACAGGGATTCTTACATCATAATCGACTCCACCCCTATTATTTCGACCTCGGAAGTAAGTGCTCTAAGCCAGATGGTCGACGGGATCATTGTCGTGATCATGGCCGACAAGACTAGAAGGGACCTGGTCAAGAGGGAGCTCAGGACGATCAATCGCGAAAAGATACTCGGAGTGGTGCTCAACTGCGCCGAATTCGAAACCTCCGACTACTACGGGGGTTACTACAAGCAATACTACGGCAAGGAAAAAGACTAA
- a CDS encoding clan AA aspartic protease, producing MRTYNAQKRGSLLLIKAFVEGVEGRAYPTLLVDTGSAYTLISQEILESIGCSPAVPKRTQRIITGSGYEIVPVVSVSKFHCLGRLLQDFEVLAHTLPFGVYVDGLLGMDFLGRFEIEIILRSGSILMK from the coding sequence ATGAGAACATATAATGCTCAAAAGAGAGGATCTCTCCTGCTGATCAAGGCTTTTGTTGAGGGAGTAGAGGGTAGGGCTTATCCGACCTTGTTGGTAGACACTGGGTCAGCCTATACGCTGATATCACAGGAAATACTCGAATCCATAGGTTGCAGCCCTGCGGTGCCCAAAAGGACTCAAAGGATCATAACCGGGAGCGGGTATGAGATAGTTCCCGTGGTTTCTGTCAGCAAGTTTCATTGCCTGGGGCGTCTATTGCAGGATTTTGAGGTGCTGGCCCATACTCTGCCTTTTGGAGTTTATGTCGATGGGTTGTTAGGTATGGATTTCCTGGGGAGATTTGAAATCGAGATTATACTTCGTTCCGGTAGCATACTGATGAAATAG
- a CDS encoding outer membrane beta-barrel protein — MFTLKPLCAAVAILLIPCACLGAGKWSIVPRIYLEEQYDDNLFLSETDEQEDLITTASPGIDLKYESPTGMIDLDYELRRSIYNDFSELNFTGQRGWLEARKEFSPRFAAGIRELFIRSQDPVGLTRVPTFERPSIRFGERRPYTRNVVQPDFTFTFYKDSSIRIGYRNHILNNDAEDVADQDENAVNALLTYSFNVRNRAELFYERLSQDYGPTIPPEPPRDFVGDLVRARYTHNFDPRTSAYFEYRYYQKDMDQETPSFFDYKVHDPKLGFSRALSEKVSLEASAGYAFRDTDTADNQETFTGTVRFSSQYKRLNTEVYGDTGFQDDFRTAESLGFNEFWRAGFRGTYQFLQRLWGDGYFYVERDDYTDIDRTDKYWDVRGVVRYQLLRWLFLSFDYEYFKRNSTAAGQSYTDNRFFGRLTARYDIAEKYQ; from the coding sequence ATGTTCACTCTGAAACCTTTATGTGCCGCTGTCGCCATATTGCTGATCCCATGCGCTTGCCTTGGCGCGGGCAAATGGTCGATCGTCCCGCGTATCTACCTGGAAGAGCAGTACGACGACAACCTTTTCCTGAGCGAGACTGATGAGCAGGAGGACCTCATCACCACCGCCTCTCCCGGGATCGATCTGAAGTATGAGTCGCCCACTGGGATGATCGACCTCGACTATGAACTCAGGAGATCCATCTACAATGACTTCTCCGAGCTCAATTTCACGGGACAACGGGGGTGGTTGGAGGCTCGGAAGGAATTCAGCCCTCGATTCGCTGCCGGGATCAGGGAGCTCTTCATCCGGTCACAGGACCCCGTGGGGCTGACCCGAGTCCCGACCTTCGAGCGCCCCTCTATCAGATTCGGAGAGAGAAGGCCCTATACGCGTAATGTCGTGCAGCCGGATTTCACCTTCACATTCTACAAGGACAGTTCGATCCGGATCGGGTATCGCAACCACATACTCAACAACGACGCCGAGGATGTTGCCGATCAAGACGAGAACGCCGTAAATGCCTTGCTTACTTATTCTTTCAACGTGCGCAACAGGGCCGAGTTATTCTATGAACGTCTCAGCCAGGACTATGGGCCCACAATCCCTCCGGAGCCTCCCAGAGATTTTGTCGGAGACCTGGTTCGGGCGCGTTACACCCATAACTTCGACCCGAGGACGTCAGCCTACTTTGAGTATCGATACTACCAGAAGGACATGGATCAGGAGACACCCTCCTTTTTTGACTACAAAGTCCATGACCCGAAACTGGGCTTTTCTCGGGCCCTGTCCGAGAAGGTTTCCCTTGAGGCTTCTGCAGGGTATGCCTTTCGGGACACTGACACCGCGGATAACCAGGAAACCTTTACGGGTACGGTGCGCTTTTCGAGTCAATACAAGCGCCTGAATACCGAAGTCTATGGCGACACAGGTTTCCAAGACGACTTCCGTACCGCCGAAAGTCTGGGCTTCAACGAATTCTGGCGGGCGGGCTTCAGAGGGACCTATCAGTTTCTCCAGAGACTGTGGGGCGACGGTTACTTCTACGTGGAAAGAGACGATTATACGGATATTGATCGCACGGATAAGTACTGGGATGTCCGGGGTGTGGTGCGCTATCAGCTCCTGAGATGGCTTTTTCTCTCCTTCGATTACGAATACTTCAAGAGAAACTCCACCGCGGCGGGTCAAAGCTACACAGACAACCGGTTCTTCGGCCGTCTCACGGCCCGGTACGACATCGCCGAGAAATATCAATGA